The window TAGCGTTATAAATGTAATTCTTAATGGCGCGTACGGCGCATACGACAGCTCGAGAGGAAACGTGTGtaattgtgtttatttatttttttgccgtCGTGATTATGTGCAATAATAAACTAACATATAGGGCCTATGTAATAGCTAGCTACTCATATGGTGACGTTTTCTTTCACTAGGGATGAAACAAAGCCGTTCCTCGAGAAAGCATTTTCTAGTGTTACCAGAATCAAGACAGATTATCACAGCTTCTGTAAAGTTGATGACCATCACCGATCCAACTCAGAGTGTATAGTGTTTATATGCGGAATGACATCTATGAATTGTGAAGAATGCAACGAACTTTAATCATTGATTTCGAGCTGCTATAAATAGTTTTACTGAGAAAATTTCCTTACAGGCACTCGTCAAATGGTGCTatggaaaacaaaagaaaagtcaATGTAGTTGTTTACTAATAATATGAACATTTCGATTCGTTTTGAATTGTGAGCCCAGTCTTCGTCAACGCATTAGGTTTTTGGTGTTTCAAGTGTCGTTTTGGATGAAGTGAATTAAGTGCAACTGGCTCCTAAATGTGTTATGAACCGTCAGTCCCATATTGTCTTCCTGTTGAACTTGTTCGTTGTGCTTTCATGGAATTAGGCTAATCATGATGTGTGAGAAACGAAAATTTGTTGAATTATCAGATGAATAAATCGAATATTTTAGCCTCGTGATTTTGTAGCCTATGTGTTTTTGTAGGCTTAACGGGATTCAGGTTTtgaggtagagaggggtgtCATTCGTCATTGTAGCCTCCACAGAATTACTGAGAAACATTACATGCACTGTAAAAAACGCGGTCGCACTTTCACTTCCTAATTTGTTTTTATCTTTAGGGTATAGCACACAGTACGAAGTCTTTACTTATCAGAATCATGTCGACGTTCTGAGAACTTCACTGCATGGAGACAAATTGAGCCAATCCATAAGAGTCATACACCACAGTCTATTTTAGCTTTGATAACCTTGTTGTTTTGGGTCCACTGACGGAACCCTGTTCTGCAGGCTCTTCACACATCAGCTCACAGAGCCTCTCTATAAGAGGGAGATGGACTTTATAAAAATCACTCTATAAGGAAGTTGATTTGCCATACGGAGAACCTTGAACCAAACTGCAAACACCTACTGCTGGCTGTCTACTGGGTACATTACATCTTATTTAATGTTAATTTGGAGTTTAGATTATTTAGTTTTCCCCAGGAAAATTGTACAGAGGGGTCTCGTCTGTAACATGTTGCCCTACCTGGTGTTTCTGCTGCTGactctttccacacacacacatggagagaaGCCTGCTATCAAGCTCATCCTCACAGACAAGGGACTTCAGTATGGTGAGACCCACACTCAACATGACATGCAGGGCAACACTTGTATTTCAATTTATTGATTTGGATAATAACTGTTTGATTATACTGCtctttccttgagggtttaggttggttgaggggcagttctatgggcgtatgtgaagccctctgtgacatgcttgcgtgtaaaaagggctgtacaaagaaatttgatttgatttgatttctggGATCTactgtaaatacatttaatcAGGTAACGTAATGTCTGAGATACTCCATTGAGTGAATTGGAATTCCCCCAAGGTTCCCAGCTCATGTATCATATTGGGATCATTACAGCAAATCTGAtggaaataaatatatttttgtaatgTAACAAAATGTAATTATCCATAATGTTGACAATATGCtgcctttttttttactttttcttCCTGTTGTCCACTTCTAGGGGAACACATGGCTTCTGTGGTGTTAACGGAGAAGATGAAAAACATGTCCTTTCCTGACATCAGTGGAGGAGTCAGCATTGGTTTGCTAGGAACTGTAGACTATGTCCTCAGTGGGTAAGTAATAGAGATCAGGGAAGAGATTAAGATGAGCTGGGCCCCAACACCAGACTGTCAGTCCTCTACACACCCATCTATGTCAAGGGTATTGTTACATTAACCATCATGGTAGTATTTAGCTGATCTCTGTTAATATTACAACATGgaccaaaataaaacatcacTAACAACAATACACTCTCTTTTCTCCTGTTCCTGCAGGAtgtctgtctcccagtgtgATTTCCCAGAACCCTCAGTGGACTTTTATGAGGAAGTCGGACTCAAGGCAGTTGTCTCCGACCTAAACATGAGAGTGAATGGGAGATGGAACACCAACTTTGGAATCATGTGAGTCAGTTAGATGTCTCATGTTCCATTGTCCCACCAGGGATTGAGAGTGGACAGGTGAAGGGTAAATTTAAAACCAATTGAATTTAAATATGCTATCttttctgttctgttttttCAACCATAAGCTGGTTAAGAGGAAATAAAATAGAGAAAACTATTTTTTGACCCTAGATCAACTGAtattggccgcgtttcccagattcgttaagaagctcttaacgctaggAGCTTCTTAGGacattctaagagcgttctagagcgctcttacaATGCtcctaagagcttcttaacgaatctgggaaatgcGGCCAATATGATTACATTGTGTTTCCTCCATAATTTTATCCTTGTTACGTGTGGTTTGCCATGGGTTGTTCTCTcattgtttgaatgtgtgtacgtgcatatgtgtgtttgtgtatgcgtgtgcttTTGCAGATATGACAGTGGTTCATTTGACCTGAAAGTTTCCAATGTaggtgtgacctctgtggtgaGGTTGGCTGACAACGAGGGACACCTGTCAATCTCCAGCGAGGCCTGCTCTGCTGAAATTGGTGATGTCAACATAAACTTCCATGGTGGTGCCAGGTGGGAAGTTAACTGATGGATTGATGgagagatttgtgtgtgtgacagtgattGAGACATCAGTATAATTTCACATAAtatttctttgttgacagtttcATCTTTCAGCCTTTTGTGGACGGTTTTAAGGGTCGTATCAAAGGTGAAATACTAGGGAAAGTAAGTCATGGTTCCCTGGTAACCTATAGATTCTCTctgctcatcatcatcattttaATTCTAAAATGGTAACAAGCCTAGTAGTGCTGTTGTAGACttcaaacagtaaacacacaatTTCCCATGGATAATCAACTCTCCTCCcaataaacaaagaaaacagTACAATTGCACTGTACTTTTCACGTACGATTTCTTCATCCTGATTACAGATGAAAAAAACTTTTTGTTACTATACCCAGATCTGCCCAGCAATCCAACAACAAACAGAAGAACTGGAGAGACAACTAGCGGCCATTGCAGGTACTGCATATTGAAGTAATTTGAAATATTAAAAACGGGGACAGAATGACTTATTAAAGCATGTCCAGCTAAGATCATTAAGTTGACGGCTAGACTTAAGTGAACTCCAGTGAGCTCAAATGTTGGTGAAGTTCTCTGAGTTGATATCTGAGTGGCAATAAGACAACTCTCAATCTGTTAGTCAAGTTCACTGTGTCAGATGTTAATCTGTTAGTGATGTCTTCTGTGCTGCTTGTGGTCCACCAGTCTCCTTTCAGGTTGGTTCTGATCTGGTTTTGGAcgtccctctctccagctccccccTTGTGGACTCTGCCAGCCTGGAGCTGGACTTCAAGGTAAAGCAACTTCCGCCTGTCTCACATGGATGTTGTGGATACACCAAACACTGGTCCTTGAAACACAATGCACATCTGATCTGAGTACCCTCAGAATCTGATAATAAACCTCAAGGTAGGGGTTGGCTATCCAAGTCAGGATCCTTGCTAAGATTGCTGCAATTAACGATATCTTGGTCTCAGAAAGTCCCAACATGTTGTGGTTTGTGTCATACAGGGTGAGTTCTACAGTGCCAAGAGCCACACAGATCCTCCCTTCCAGGCAGATGACTTCTCTCTGACCCGCCAAGACTCTTACATGCTCTCACTGGGCATGTCTGAGTTCACCGCCAACTCCGTTTCTTACTCCTACTTCTCCACTGGGGTCCTTGTAGCCCACATAACTGACAAAATGGTAAGTTTTTctgctgtatgtctgtgtctgtttttctGCTACTGAAAAACAACTGTCTTCATGTTCTGCGTCCAATGTGTTCTGTCAGATCCCAGCGTTCTCTCCTCTGCGTCTCAATACCAGCTCCTTTGGTAAACTCATCCCTCAGGTAAACATATTTAGTCTTGAACCTTTTTATTACACTACCATGATTATAGCAGACACACTGGTTGCTTCTCTTTACTATAGGCAGAGATCTACGCAATGAGATTAACAAATATCAGCAGAATAAAGTCAACTTTGCTCACTTTATCTACTCCACTGTTCCTGTTCCATGTCCATCACTTCCTTTCCACCCctacctcttccttctcctcccactgtttctcctcctcttctccttcctcctcatccagcTGCCAAAGCTCTTCCCTGACCTGCTGATGGAGCTCAGTGTGTCAGCCAGGAAGGTCCCCATGTTCTCCTTTCTACCTGGGGAGGTGCAGCTGGGTCTCCCAGGCATGGTCACCGCCTTCGCCGTTCAGAACAACGCAACCCTCACCCCACTATTCAAGCTGCAAGCTGTGAGTACCACGGTGACTCTATGGGATGTCCTATATATTTCCCAAGTTTTCTATGTTGCAATGTAACTCTCTGTGTTGATTATTCCATCCTGTTTGGTGAGTGTCTTTGCAGCTAGATGTGATCAGATGTTGTCTCTCTGCAGGACTCAGTCTTCAGTGGTCAGGTCTCCATCTCAGGGAACAAGGTCCGAGGTTCCGCAGCGCTGAGCAAGTAAGACCCAGAAGTTGTCTGATGAAGATGCTGCTTGTGTTCTGACCATTATCACTCAGTAACACAACTCTCTTTCTGATAGTTTTACCCTCACACTGGTGTCCAGTGAAATTGGACCGTTTAAGGTAGGATGGTTAAACAGTCTCTGTGGTACATTCTAAAAGTCCACGTTAACAGCGACACTGCATAGTGATAAAGACAAGTTCAACATCTACATACCTTTGCAGACTGACCATCATTTTATGTTTTTCTAGGCTGCTTTCCTTGAGAACCTAGTGATGTTGGGGATAAAAACGGTTTTATTGCCTAAACTGAATGGTAAGAACCTGAAAAATGTAATGCATCAAACATACATTTTGTCTCAGTTTTGAACGGAGACAATATACCAGTGCAATAAAGTGAAACTCATATTGACCCAGTGTGAAGCACTATTAGATGTGACTCTCCTTTGTTTCAGCCAAACTGGGAGAGGGGGTGGTTTTACCCAGCCTACATCACATCCAGCTGGTCAACCCAGTCCTGAAGGTGAAAAAGGTCAGTAACCATGCTATTAATTGTACGTCCATTATGTATGAAAGTTGACCTTTTATACGAAACAGATCATTTCAACATGGCTTACCGTGTCTTCTTATGCCTTTCAGGGTTTTGTTGCGTTTTCCTGCGACTTTGATGTCTAGTCTGTAGCCATGGGGCGCCACTGAGTCACATTGCCTTCCACAAGCCAAACTGAAGTTTGATAATCAAACTGACTTCTGACACTTTTATACATCATGTAGGACAAGACAAATGTATGTTAATTGATTCACTCAATCAAATAAGTTGATGACAACTGATTCTGCAACTGCACTTTTCTCAGATACAatacaatgttgttttcaaccaTAGGAAGTTGTTGTGAAAGACTTTAATTTCTGTTTATTTTAGGACAGATGAGAGTTTTGTCGTAGATGTATTTCAGATAATCAATCACTAAACTTGTTACATGTCCTTCAAACTTATATTTATGAAGCAGAACAACCATTATACCAACAAAACTATCgttgacacacaaacataagacaacaCAAAACCATTGAGCCATGAATCAGATGGGATCTAGGGTAGATCAACACTCTGAAACTCCAACTTTTCgattccagaaaagctgattttAATTAGTTAAATCAACTAGGAGTGCGTCCACTCTGATTTAAGGGTGGGCATGAGAACTAGCAAGGTTCTAACAGAAGggttaacccttgtgttatctttgggtcattgtgacccccccacgtgttgcgacaactttacctggggtcagatggctgagcggttatggaattgggctattaatcagaaggttgccagtccACTATAagataatgtatcatgacagtttgtatgatttggtcatttatcatCACAccagcatttaattatcacggcaaacaattacactgcactaaactgtaagtgtaaatgtaaagtgaaaataacaaaaccagtcactATGATGAAGTGAATGACGTATCATTcatgtcttactaaaacagcggccacgcgaaagggaatgaagaaactgtttcctcaactacaaaatagcctacaatgcgggtcacgtgaacaAAGGATAAATCTATAAATAAATCTATCTAGAACGACCGagttgggaaatgaacgaatcgttcctctagctaccagcaCAGACAAAgccaatgcaggtcacgtgaaaaatgatccaaagactcgtagaacgaccgagttgggaaatgaacgaatcgttccaCTAGCTtacagtacagagcctatgcaggtcacgtgaaaaatgatccaaagactcctAGAAAGGCCGAGTCGgtaaatgaacaaatcatttctgtttacctggacgagcctatgcaacagtcccgaatGCCCGGCCATGAGAAATTGAACGAATGACTCTTTGAGAGGagtcgttactcccgagtcctggTAAGgcttcgttcaaaatgaacgaatagttcacgaacgacacatcactacaaaCTTGACGTTTTTCCACTGTCGCAACTTTTTTTGCCGACATCAATTTACCAAATAATCGGAGCACTATCTGGTTTGTTTTGTAGATCTGAAACGTAAGGCAGACataatcaaatgtttttttgtttttcataaGCCAGGCTACATCAAGTATGTTATAATAAGTGGTAGCCTATCACAcactggctgtgtctactaccgcgcactttacaaagtacactgcaatacagtgcactgcaaaacagtgcacttacatattcagtgcactccgtcgctgataagtgctgtctgaaatggaacacttGCGTTGAACACTTGacggaagtgacggacgcaaatctgcccGCGagacccgcaaaacctgccaaaatgaacgcgcttctccaccccaagtggaaaaagctgccgaaagggctcctcctcttccgctacgtagccaagatggcgtctGTTTAGGAGTTGTGTCCATCGATGTACACTGTGGCtttgtctactaccgcgcacttgtgcactttgagcactgactttcagtgctcaGGGCGCTTCaatcacaaaaccagaataattcagtgcactgaaagtacccggatggcgcactgcaaacggtccaaaagaacagtgtacaacgatggacactactcgccctaaacgggcgccatcttggctacgtagcagaaaaggaggagccctttcggcagctttttccacttgagtggagaagcgcgttcattttggcaggttttgcgggtgtggcaagcagatttgcgtccgtcacttccaccaagtgtttaacatagcagtgttccatttgagacagcacttaacagcgacagagtgcactgaatatgtaagtgcactgttttgcagggcactgtattgcagtgtacttcataaagtgcgcggtagtagacacagcctgtttttttggaccgtttgcagtgcgccatccgggtactttcagtgcactgaattcttctggttttgtgagtgaagcgccctaagtactgaaagtcagtgctcgaagtgcacaagtgcgcggtaatAGACACAGCTTATGTGCGTGGGTTGGGACGACGAGTAGGATGACCGggattattaggattcctccgtaaggaggaaactgatatggaagaattcgagtggcactgtgtagatctgaatagtcaagggatatggtttcaatacaatgtatttagactatacaattacatgtgattaaacaaagctttgctgatcagtcattaacgaaggaggtgccatccacacagatcgttcgtaagagtgatagagaactatcacacatgcacttccttatataaactttagatcaaatggcattctataaggtcaatcaatcaatgtagcaaactctgtgattggctaactcaacttagtgacagtttgaaacaatacataatGTCCCAAAGttatttgatgtcacagctctctccagagcagtagataataaagccacagtaGTTGatcagtcaaatggtcaactgtcctttgtgtgaccatcttcaaacaatacttttaattaacacaaacaatgaactctagccaaagttcagagcaactgccttattgaccccttacactaaccagaggacagaaggccatataagatgcttcacccatcccccagggcaagctgcccacagagccatcagcacctcacattcctttgaactcaacttaattatctatccttcctgtctcttaccaatgaacataaaagcttatagatttcatacacatacatctatgcatatgaacaacatttctacaacaaaacctattgttattgttagttttattctttttttaaatttttattcttgtaccacggaagtcaatggcagcccctagaaccatatggtaattctttgtgaaatttggcacactcattaaggacagtcacTTCTAcacttacaccaagtttcatgtatcccattagaccactctagcgccaccaacggatcaaagttggacttgtgtttacacacgtaacttttgaaccgtatgactgattttcaaaaatgaggtatacattggattccctggatcaaggagtagggggtacctgcagagccggagaccccggaggccccggagagccggagagctgcagtttcaggaccgcagtttcaggaccgcagttctaggaccctcgttttatctgacagcgccacgTAGTGAATAGAATAAAcatggaccggaacaagataatattttcctgcagtagtgaatattgtaggattaCGACTCAGAACAAGATGGTCTAGaatcagagtgtaagtagctaatgtgaatcgtgtatggttatgtataaaataattctggtgtcttgaattggacaacgttagctagctaacttcaactttgctgtcAAAATCATTTCAAGACACTGGAGTGGTTTTCAACGTCAAACAAACTAGCTACTtgattagctagagctaacattcagtagttatagcactagctagctagctctacacacatagcttttaaaaacgaactgtaaattgttaccctgtttatttgtttaatgaaaCAGTAGCGCAACGTAGCTTATGTAAATCAAGTATTGTTCAACATATTTAAGTTAGCTAAATGTTCAAAACAATTCTGGTACAATTATCTGTTTACTTATGATAATTTTATGAAATACAAACTTTTAGACTATGTTTTGTACTTTTTTGTAACTTTTAGACTActtatgttttgttttattgaaacCATAGTGCGATTTTTGCAAGCCCAGAC of the Hypomesus transpacificus isolate Combined female chromosome 18, fHypTra1, whole genome shotgun sequence genome contains:
- the LOC124480684 gene encoding lipopolysaccharide-binding protein-like isoform X1, encoding MLIWSLDYLVFPRKIVQRGLVCNMLPYLVFLLLTLSTHTHGEKPAIKLILTDKGLQYGEHMASVVLTEKMKNMSFPDISGGVSIGLLGTVDYVLSGMSVSQCDFPEPSVDFYEEVGLKAVVSDLNMRVNGRWNTNFGIIYDSGSFDLKVSNVGVTSVVRLADNEGHLSISSEACSAEIGDVNINFHGGASFIFQPFVDGFKGRIKGEILGKICPAIQQQTEELERQLAAIAVSFQVGSDLVLDVPLSSSPLVDSASLELDFKGEFYSAKSHTDPPFQADDFSLTRQDSYMLSLGMSEFTANSVSYSYFSTGVLVAHITDKMIPAFSPLRLNTSSFGKLIPQLPKLFPDLLMELSVSARKVPMFSFLPGEVQLGLPGMVTAFAVQNNATLTPLFKLQADSVFSGQVSISGNKVRGSAALSNFTLTLVSSEIGPFKAAFLENLVMLGIKTVLLPKLNAKLGEGVVLPSLHHIQLVNPVLKVKKGFVAFSCDFDV
- the LOC124480684 gene encoding bactericidal permeability-increasing protein-like isoform X2 → MASVVLTEKMKNMSFPDISGGVSIGLLGTVDYVLSGMSVSQCDFPEPSVDFYEEVGLKAVVSDLNMRVNGRWNTNFGIIYDSGSFDLKVSNVGVTSVVRLADNEGHLSISSEACSAEIGDVNINFHGGASFIFQPFVDGFKGRIKGEILGKICPAIQQQTEELERQLAAIAVSFQVGSDLVLDVPLSSSPLVDSASLELDFKGEFYSAKSHTDPPFQADDFSLTRQDSYMLSLGMSEFTANSVSYSYFSTGVLVAHITDKMIPAFSPLRLNTSSFGKLIPQLPKLFPDLLMELSVSARKVPMFSFLPGEVQLGLPGMVTAFAVQNNATLTPLFKLQADSVFSGQVSISGNKVRGSAALSNFTLTLVSSEIGPFKAAFLENLVMLGIKTVLLPKLNAKLGEGVVLPSLHHIQLVNPVLKVKKGFVAFSCDFDV